The following proteins are co-located in the Candidatus Phytoplasma asteris genome:
- a CDS encoding TIGR00282 family metallophosphoesterase: protein MKIMFIGDIYGNPGISYFAEKVGFLKETYKPNLIIANAENADNGKGLSFKIYKKLQKLGVDLMTMGNHVWKNKQIKNFIDKSNVIRPINDTQQLGQGYKIIDCEDKKILVMNALGRVFINSKLHCPFKTIDNVLEQNKAKYDFSFLDFHAEATSEKIALTHYFDGRIDAIVGTHTHVQTNDERLFPHNTLYISDAGMTGAKDGVIGKEKEPIIQSFLGNRVVSRPNAEGKRQLNGLLVTLKPHKTIEKINLSE from the coding sequence ATGAAAATAATGTTTATCGGAGATATTTACGGAAACCCAGGAATTAGTTATTTTGCCGAAAAAGTGGGTTTTTTAAAAGAAACTTACAAACCTAACCTCATTATTGCCAATGCTGAAAACGCTGATAATGGCAAAGGTTTAAGTTTTAAAATTTATAAAAAATTACAAAAATTAGGTGTTGATTTGATGACTATGGGAAACCATGTTTGGAAAAATAAACAAATTAAAAATTTTATTGACAAATCAAATGTAATTCGTCCCATCAATGACACCCAACAATTAGGGCAAGGTTATAAAATTATTGATTGCGAAGATAAAAAAATTTTAGTTATGAATGCTTTAGGACGTGTTTTTATTAACTCCAAATTGCATTGCCCTTTCAAAACTATTGATAATGTTTTGGAACAAAATAAAGCTAAATATGATTTTTCTTTTTTGGATTTTCATGCCGAAGCCACTAGTGAAAAAATTGCTTTAACTCATTATTTTGATGGTAGAATTGATGCTATTGTAGGCACTCACACTCATGTCCAAACTAACGACGAACGCCTTTTTCCCCACAATACTCTTTATATTTCTGATGCAGGAATGACAGGAGCCAAGGACGGCGTCATTGGTAAAGAAAAAGAACCTATAATTCAATCTTTTTTAGGAAATCGTGTTGTTTCAAGACCTAATGCCGAAGGAAAAAGACAATTAAACGGTTTACTTGTCACTCTTAAACCTCACAAAACTATTGAAAAGATTAATTTATCAGAATGA
- the efp gene encoding elongation factor P translates to MINTNDFKTGQTIKFNNQIYQILEFLHVKPGKGAAFVRTKLRNLRTGSVIDYTFNAGIKVQPALITKIKMQFLYALEDNYIFMNTQNYEQLEINKHQLKDFLKYLYEGLLVDIIFYENDEIVGISLPDKISIKVAYTEPGAKGDTKTNSLKDAALETGLVIKVPLFINIGEKIIINTETGLYLSRDNNK, encoded by the coding sequence ATGATTAATACAAACGATTTTAAAACTGGACAAACCATTAAATTCAACAACCAAATTTATCAAATCCTAGAATTTTTACATGTCAAACCTGGTAAAGGTGCTGCATTTGTAAGAACCAAATTAAGAAACCTAAGAACAGGTAGTGTCATTGACTACACTTTTAACGCTGGTATCAAAGTGCAGCCTGCCTTAATTACTAAAATTAAGATGCAATTTCTTTATGCTTTGGAAGATAATTATATTTTTATGAATACTCAAAATTACGAACAATTAGAAATTAACAAACATCAATTAAAAGATTTTCTTAAATATCTTTATGAAGGGCTTTTAGTAGATATTATTTTTTATGAAAATGATGAAATTGTAGGTATCAGTTTACCTGACAAAATCTCTATTAAAGTAGCTTACACCGAACCTGGAGCCAAAGGAGATACCAAAACTAATTCTTTAAAAGATGCCGCTTTAGAAACAGGTTTAGTAATTAAAGTTCCTCTTTTTATCAATATTGGAGAAAAAATTATTATCAATACTGAAACAGGACTTTATTTATCAAGAGACAACAATAAATAA
- the miaA gene encoding tRNA (adenosine(37)-N6)-dimethylallyltransferase MiaA, whose amino-acid sequence MKKVIAITGPTASGKTSLSIKIAKKINLEIINCDSLQMYQKYDIGTAKITLEEAQGIKHHLLDFLAPGTNYSIYHFQKDARKKIEETPLPLFVGGSGLYLKSALFDYELTPKSLFLPPTSLPAIENMIDFIKQKDPQLIANLDLKNPRRILSAYQDLLAGTLRSQKNKKHNPLYSSLIFYLDIDRQILKKRVILRLEQMLKQGFIEEVNQIQTHFPNANFNIIGYREIKALLEGKITLDQAKTLIIQKTMQYAKRQKTWFKNQIKPIILDALSPDLEKTTICLINDFLKTD is encoded by the coding sequence ATGAAAAAAGTAATCGCTATTACAGGTCCTACCGCTTCAGGAAAAACTAGCCTTTCTATTAAAATAGCTAAAAAAATTAATTTAGAAATAATTAATTGCGATTCTCTTCAAATGTATCAAAAATACGATATTGGAACTGCTAAAATAACTCTCGAAGAAGCCCAAGGAATTAAACATCATCTTTTAGATTTTCTTGCTCCTGGAACAAATTACAGTATTTATCATTTTCAAAAAGATGCCCGCAAAAAAATCGAAGAAACGCCCCTTCCTTTATTTGTGGGTGGTAGCGGGCTTTATCTTAAATCAGCTCTTTTTGATTATGAATTAACTCCTAAATCTTTGTTTTTGCCACCTACTTCTTTACCTGCAATAGAAAATATGATTGATTTTATTAAACAAAAAGATCCTCAATTAATTGCGAACCTAGATTTAAAAAATCCTCGTCGCATCCTAAGCGCTTATCAAGATTTACTTGCAGGCACTTTAAGGTCACAAAAAAATAAAAAACACAATCCTCTATATTCTTCGCTAATTTTTTATCTCGATATTGATAGACAAATTTTGAAAAAAAGAGTTATTTTAAGATTGGAACAAATGTTAAAACAAGGTTTTATAGAAGAAGTTAACCAAATTCAAACTCATTTTCCAAACGCCAATTTTAATATTATTGGTTATCGTGAAATTAAAGCTTTGTTAGAAGGAAAAATAACTTTAGATCAAGCCAAAACCTTAATTATTCAAAAAACTATGCAATATGCCAAACGCCAAAAAACTTGGTTTAAAAATCAAATTAAGCCCATCATTCTAGATGCCTTATCCCCTGATTTAGAAAAAACCACTATTTGCCTTATTAACGATTTTTTAAAAACTGATTAA